One Xiphophorus couchianus chromosome 1, X_couchianus-1.0, whole genome shotgun sequence genomic region harbors:
- the ncoa6 gene encoding nuclear receptor coactivator 6 isoform X3 encodes MAHQQTPPDVSHKAEPLESDNDSDRDSGVGDDAVEEADSCHKCNTTEVDEVKKADGMEEHGVKDEDSTVFVAFQGNMNDENFAQKLDSVLSGIPNVLNMGSAKLQPQCVEPWNSVRVTFNIPRDAAERLRLLAQNNQQQLRDLGILSVQIEGEGAINVAVGPNRGQEVRVNGPIGAPGQMRMDGGFPGQPGPGGVRMPNPSMVPRGPGMVGQPMLPGSSGQMHARAQRPPLQTDMMDPMMISVQQQQLQHQQGAAHASAPMSAQAAHHMQALQAGRPINPATLQQQQAQQQAQQQAQLSQLGPRPPFNPTGPMGVPPGWNQLPSGVLQPPAAQGGPAWRKLPPQNQMVQRPPSLATVQTPNHPPPPYPFGSQQAGQLFNAMGQGQLQQQQPAGMGQFATPQPKSQLAGPGGVSGPPRPPLPVPSTSGPQSNITAKSPGSSSSPFQQGSPGTPPTMAQRPTTPQGFPQGVGSPGRAALSQQGNMQQGFMGMPQHGQPGAQVHPGMAKRPMGFPNMNFVQGQVTGGTPGAPVATQQLQNQQMSHTGAQPAASTPNSMQGPPHPQPNIMAGQSSMPGPPPGTTAGASMGQQQPGLQTQMMGLQHQAQPVSSSPSQMVQGQGGGQTVLSRPIGQGQRGGMTPPKQMMPQQGQGVMHGQGQMVGGQGHQAMLLQQQQQQQQNSIMEQMVANQMQGNKQAFGGKIPPGVMPGQMMRGPSPNVPGNMPQFQGQVGPQQMTPQQQQQMAQIQQQQLQQQHQLQQLQQQQQQQQHQQMNQQQPQQIPIAGNPNQTMGMHGPQMRLPAGHHLIQHQQQQLQQQFQQQKQQVMLQQQQQQQAAQQHPHVIGDPNSGTGELGVQQMVPDMQAQQQQGMMGGPQHMQMGNGHFPGHGMNFNPQFAGQMPVGGPCGQPGGFPVSKDVTLTSPLLVNLLQSDISASQFGPGGKQGAGGDNPAKPKKKKPPRKKKPKESDGQQEVEGLGGLDGTVGMEDADLPNLSGEQGLGLESSGQKLPDFPNRPSGFQNQTGEQRVLQQVPMQYIQQQQQQQQQQHQQQQQQQQHQQQQQHHQMQQMQQQHIQQQQMQQQMQHQMQQQQMQQQQQQQQQQQLQQMQQQQQMIQMQNLQNAQAQQGMPGSQTPGQSQPQMHQLQQQQQQQQQQQQQQSQQQQLQQPTLQQQQQQQMMMMIKMQQESKNRMPMPPGGQLPPRSLGNPTDVQRHPVSQQGNMPVMINLQGHGGVPPSPDKARGMPLMVNPQLSGAARRMSHPDVGQGPQGSGSEEVSTGPHTKQDRPAGSEIGVQPGNGTQQMVSSQTSNPQMMKQGPGQTTMPQHTGASPQQQLTTQPQQGGHMPGLHFPSVPTSSQSSRPKTPNRASPRPYHHPLTPTNRPPSTEPSEINLSPERLNASIAGLFPPKINIPLPPRQPNLNRGFDQQGLNPTTLKAIGQAPPSLTLPGNNNNGNLGGNNSNNQQSAGAGVGVLGAKQDKQSGGQNKRASPSNSRRSSPASSRKSATPSPGRQKATKNTMNCPPHQQQMVNPQGQTMMLSPSSVPQSPVSMPSQAGGAIETQQSQSSLHGIHGNPVDGFRENQGIMPPEQRPIAQPPAQTQQFRDLSSPRISPRMPAHQVLKPDVETQANTVDRPPTHLATGQDSEVSPALKAAPTSLNQLLDNANIPNMSLRPSQTGNDNKSALDPDRPVSSSSQNTDKSTSVVTTAAAPATAANETPAIPRSALIPTSGSALPPTSIPSSHPSTAANSSSTLSLKHNPLPSFVNSNVNPAATLTSSVCTNTNANPGLSTSMPASGQNTFASSVSASSAVNAASSAVKPSPSPKPVTSVQSVIQIPASSSNISPNQITVFVTSNPITSAPTSQVPTSMVSTMVAVPNKNIRPQDIRHQSSGPRPAQFITTTPVFINPIFQVPASSVAPNSGVVSQSVTMVGSLQVSAANIHLSHAPSSSQTTGATMTSAQSNRSGLGQVHITTSMSPSGPVSTLVAPQQFNQGSIKPETPSEASSSQKSAVPVHQPSPHPGPSVSASFQPPLASPPPCSSPMAVRKSPVPPSPASQMKPMPTSVTVSVSGKGDSQQTTVERPLQSHTGGAPQQVFLHPANQTETQAPHTTVVGSNNNPPVISKEIPSQVTVPTQIVGQAPAPVSVPNQPPPVNSQAPVATVVGSGVSSSALLSAVPPIQSSVTSVLPIVAASGPGEASRITSSPTGIPSAVPASQTDVPAAEPSVPPPAEAAAAESTQATPAPLQPEASQEPASTEKTGEDISTGSEQGWAKKRKTPINIVPRAAVEKPKGPSRRSSRAEKEAEEEPAVDSGVRKRSARPGTSAAVKETAASPTQAKRRKSK; translated from the exons ATGGCTCACCAACAGACCCCGCCTGATGTGTCCCACAAGGCTGAGCCCCTGGAGTCTGATAACGATTCAGACAGAGACTCAGGTGTTGGGGACGATGCAGTCGAAGAAGCTGATAGTTGCCATAAATGCAACACAACTGAAGTAGACGAGGTTAAGAAGGCAGACGGGATGGAAGAGCACGGTGTGAAGGACGAGGACTCCACAGTATTTGTTGCCTTTCAAGGCAACATGAACGATGAGAACTTTGCTCAGAAACTTGACTCGGTTCTCAGCGGGATACCCAATGTGCTTAATATgg GCTCTGCTAAGCTGCAGCCACAGTGTGTAGAGCCTTGGAACAGCGTCCGGGTAACCTTCAACATTCCCCGAGATGCAGCAGAGCGTCTCAGACTGTTGGCCCAGAacaaccagcagcagctcagagacCTGGGTATTCTCTCTGTGCAAATAGAAG GCGAGGGAGCAATCAATGTGGCTGTTGGACCAAACAGAGGACAAGAAGTAAGAGTGAATGGACCAATTGGTGCACCTGGTCAGATGAGAATGGATGGTGGCTTTCCAGGTCAGCCTGGCCCAG gcGGGGTAAGGATGCCCAATCCGTCGATGGTTCCACGTGGGCCTGGCATGGTGGGTCAGCCTATGTTGCCAGGCAGCAGCGGACAGATGCACGCTCGTGCACAGAGACCACCTTTGCAGACAG ATATGATGGATCCAATGATGATTTcagttcagcagcagcagcttcagcaccAACAGGGTGCTGCACATGCTTCAGCCCCCATGTCTGCTCAGGCTGCTCATCACATGCAGGCTCTGCAGGCAGGCAGACCAATCAACCCTGCCACACTGCAACAGCAGCAGGCCCAGCAACAAGCTCAGCAGCAGGCTCAGCTCTCCCAGCTCGGACCTCGACCTCCATTCAACCCCACGGGCCCGATGGGTGTGCCTCCTGGCTGGAATCAGTTGCCCTCTGGCGTACTACAGCCACCAGCAGCCCAAGGAGGCCCTGCCTGGAGAAAACTCCCCCCTCAAAACCAAATGGTTCAACGCCCACCGTCACTGGCTACAGTTCAAACCCCCAACCATCCCCCACCCCCGTATCCGTTTGGTAGCCAGCAGGCGGGGCAGTTATTTAATGCAATGGGACAGGGGCAGTTACAGCAGCAACAGCCTGCAGGAATGGGTCAGTTTGCTACGCCACAACCTAAAAGCCAACTGGCTGGTCCAGGTGGTGTCAGCGGACCACCCAGACCCCCGCTGCCCGTACCGTCAACGTCTGGACCACAGAGCAACATCACTGCCAAGTCACCTGGATCGTCCTCATCTCCATTTCAGCAAGGTTCTCCTGGGACGCCTCCTACGATGGCTCAGAGACCTACGACTCCTCAAGGGTTCCCCCAGGGTGTTGGCTCACCAGGCAGAGCGGCTCTCAGCCAGCAGGGCAACATGCAGCAAGGATTCATGGGAATGCCCCAACATGGGCAGCCGGGAGCCCAAGTCCACCCTG GCATGGCAAAACGTCCCATGGGCTTTCCAAACATGAACTTTGTTCAAGGTCAGGTGACTGGCGGCACTCCAGGAGCCCCTGTAGCAactcagcagctgcagaaccaACAAATGTCTCACACAG GAGCCCAGCCAGCAGCATCTACTCCCAACTCGATGCAGGGACCACCCCACCCTCAACCCAATATAATGGCTGGTCAGAGTAGTATGCCGGGACCACCCCCTGGCACCACAGCTGGGGCTAGTATGGGCCAGCAGCAGCCTGGCCTCCAGACCCAAATGATGGGCCTCCAGCATCAGGCCCAGCCTGTGTCCTCCTCCCCCAGCCAGATGGTTCAAGGCCAGGGTGGAGGTCAGACTGTCCTTTCAAGGCCCATTGGTCAAGGGCAGAGAGGAGGGATGACCCCACCCAAGCAAATGATGCCACAGCAAGGCCAGGGGGTGATGCATGGGCAGGGTCAGATGGTTGGAGGCCAAGGGCATCAGGCCATGCtcctgcaacagcagcagcaacaacaacaaaactcaaTAATGGAGCAGATGGTTGCCAACCAGATGCAAGGAAACAAACAGGCATTTGGAGGGAAGATTCCACCTGGGGTTATGCCTGGCCAAATGATGCGTGGCCCTTCGCCCAATGTTCCTGGTAACATGCCTCAGTTCCAGGGCCAGGTTGGCCCACAACAGATGactccacagcagcagcagcaaatggCTCAgattcagcagcagcagttacaGCAACAGCATCAGCtgcaacagctgcagcagcagcagcagcagcagcagcaccaacagATGAACCAACAACAGCCTCAGCAGATCCCAATCGCTGGCAATCCTAATCAAACTATGGGAATGCATGGGCCACAGATGAGACTTCCTGCTGGCCATCATCTCATCCAACACCAGCAACAACAGTTGCAACAACagtttcagcaacaaaaacaacaagttatgttgcagcagcagcagcaacaacaggcCGCTCAGCAGCATCCACATGTCATTGGAGATCCAAATAGTGGGACAGGGGAGTTAGGTGTGCAGCAGATGGTCCCTGATATGCAAGCTCAGCAGCAGCAAGGCATGATGGGAGGCCCCCAGCATATGCAGATGGGTAATGGTCACTTTCCAGGTCATGGCATGAACTTCAACCCACAGTTCGCTGGTCAAATGCCAGTTGGAGGACCATGTGGACAGCCCGGTGGCTTTCCTGTTAGCAAAGATGTTACACTGACCAGCCCACTGCTGGTCAACCTACTGCAGAGTGATATCTCAGCAAGCCAGTTTGGACCAGGGGGGAAGCAGGGAGCTGGTGGGGATAATCCAGCTAAACCCAAAAAGAAGAAACCACCCCGAAAGAAGAAGCCCAAAGAGAGTGATGGACAGCAGGAAGTCGAGGGACTTGG TGGCCTTGATGGGACTGTTGGCATGGAAGATGCAGATTTGCCAAATCTAAGTGGGGAGCAGGGTTTGGGTTTGGAAAGCTCCGGGCAAAAACTCCCCGATTTTCCTAATAGGCCTTCAG GCTTTCAAAATCAGACTGGAGAACAGAGAGTTCTGCAACAGGTACCGATGCAATAcatacagcaacaacaacagcagcagcagcaacaacatcaacaacaacagcagcagcagcagcatcagcagcagcagcaacatcatCAAATGCAGCAAATGCAACAGCAGCATATACAGCAACAGCAAATGCAGCAGCAAATGCAACATCaaatgcaacagcagcaaatgcaacaacaacaacagcagcagcaacaacaacaattgCAACAaatgcagcagcaacagcagatgATACAAATGCAGAATCTTCAGAATGCTCAAGCACAGCAAGGGATGCCAGGGTCACAAACACCAGGACAAAGTCAACCACAGATgcatcagctgcagcagcagcaacaacaacaacaacaacagcagcaacagcaatcACAACAGCAACAGCTGCAACAGCCCACCCTACAACAACAG cagcagcagcagatgatgatgatgataaagaTGCAACAGGAATCCAAGAATCGCATGCCCATGCCCCCAGGAGGGCAGCTTCCTCCTAGAAGTTTAGGCAATCCAACAGACGTGCAGAGGCACCCTGTTTCGCAGCAGGGAAACATGCCTGTAATGATTAACCTTCAAGGGCATGGTGGTGTCCCACCCTCACCTGACAAAGCCAGGGGGATGCCCCTAATGGTGAACCCACAA CTCTCAGGTGCTGCACGAAGAATGTCTCATCCAGATGTAGGACAAGGACCTCAAGGCAGTGGGTCTGAGGAGGTCTCCACTGGTCCCCACACAAAGCAAGACAGACCTGCTGGCTCAGAAATTGGAGTCCAACCTGGAAATGGGACACAGCAGATGGTTTCCAGCCAGACGTCCAACCCTCAAATGATGAAGCAAGGTCCTGGGCAAACAACAATGCCTCAACATACTGGGGCCAGTCCTCAGCAGCAGTTAACCACTCAGCCCCAGCAAGGAGGCCATATGCCTGGCCTTCATTTTCCCAGTGTCCCAACGTCCTCACAGAGCTCAAGACCCAAAACCCCAAACAGAGCAAGCCCTAGGCCGTACCACCATCCCCTCACTCCAACTAATCGACCACCAAGCACTGAGCCCTCAGAAATTAACCTTTCGCCTGAGAGACTAAACGCATCCATTGCAGGCTTGTTTCCTCCCAAAATTAACATTCCTCTTCCTCCAAGACAGCCAAACCTTAACAGGGGATTTGACCAACAAGGTTTGAACCCAACAACTCTGAAAGCCATAGGCCAGGCTCCCCCTAGCCTTACTCTGCCAGGCAACAACAATAACGGCAATTTAGGAGGAAATAACTCTAACAATCAACAGTCTGCTGGAGCCGGTGTAGGGGTTTTAGGTGCCAAGCAAGATAAACAGTCTGGGGGTCAGAATAAAAGGGCAAGTCCTAGCAACAGTCGTAGGTCGAGTCCGGCTTCCAGTCGAAAGTCTGCCACTCCAAGTCCAGGAAGGCAGAAGGCGACAAAAAATACCATGAATTGCCCTCCTCACCAGCAGCAGATGGTTAACCCTCAAGGACAAACCATGATGCTAAGTCCTTCCTCTGTACCACAGAGTCCAGTATCAATGCCTTCACAAGCTGGCGGAGCCATAGAGACACAGCAGAGCCAGAGCTCCCTCCATGGTATTCATGGTAACCCTGTTGATGGATTTAGGGAAAATCAGGGAATAATGCCACCAGAGCAGCGACCAATTGCTCAACCTCCAGCCCAGACACAGCAATTTAGAGATTTGTCATCGCCAAGAATAAGCCCTCGTATGCCAGCACATCAGGTTCTCAAACCTGATGTTGAGACGCAGGCCAACACAGTTGACAGACCCCCAACACATCTAGCTACTGGACAGGACTCAGAGGTCTCACCTGCTCTTAAAGCAGCTCCAACATCCCTTAACCAGTTACTGGATAACGCAAATATTCCAAACATGTCACTTCGGCCCTCGCAAACAGGAAATGACAACAAGTCTGCTTTGGATCCAGATAGACCTGTATCCAGCAGTTCTCAGAACACAGATAAGTCAACATCTGTCGTTACTACAGCCGCTGCTCCTGCTACTGCCGCAAATGAAACTCCAGCTATACCTAGATCTGCTCTAATTCCTACCAGTGGTTCTGCCTTGCCACCTACTTCAATTCCAAGCTCGCACCCATCCACTGCTGCAAACTCTAGTAGTACCCTTAGTCTTAAACACAACCCATTACCTAGCTTTgtaaattcaaatgtaaatcCAGCAGCTACTCTTACCAGCTCGGTCTGCACTAACACTAATGCCAATCCAGGTCTAAGCACCAGTATGCCTGCTTCCGGTCAGAACACTTTTGCCTCCTCTGTTAGTGCCAGTTCTGCAGTAAACGCTGCCAGTTCAGCTGTCAAACCAAGCCCCAGTCCAAAACCTGTGACTAGTGTTCAATCAGTCATACAGATCCCCGCGTCATCTAGTAACATTTCCCCCAACCAGATAACAGTGTTTGTTACATCAAACCCCATTACATCTGCACCTACTTCACAGGTGCCAACATCAATGGTGTCCACCATGGTGGCCGTCCCTAACAAGAATATAAGACCTCAAGACATCCGGCATCAGAGCTCTGGCCCTCGACCTGCACAATTTATTACCACTACACCTGTATTTATTAACCCAATTTTCCAGGTCCCAGCTTCCTCTGTGGCACCTAATTCAGGAGTCGTATCACAGTCTGTTACCATGGTGGGGTCTTTACAGGTCTCAGCTGCAAACATCCATCTTTCTCATGCCCCTAGCTCCTCTCAAACAACAGGGGCTACCATGACAAGCGCTCAGTCTAACAGGAGTGGTCTTGGACAGGTCCACATAACCACTAGTATGTCGCCATCAGGGCCAGTTAGTACTCTTGTAGCTCCTCAGCAGTTTAACCAAGGAAGCATCAAACCAGAAACTCCAAGTGAGGCGAGTTCCTCTCAGAAATCTGCTGTCCCGGTGCATCAGCCTTCTCCCCACCCAGGCCCGTCTGTATCAGCTTCCTTTCAGCCACCTCTGGCTTCTCCACCTCCTTGCTCCAGCCCCATGGCTGTTCGAAAGAGTCCTGTGCCTCCATCCCCTGCTTCCCAAATGAAACCAATGCCCACATCAGTCACTGTATCCGTTTCTGGCAAAGGCGACTCCCAACAAACTACTGTAGAAAGGCCTCTGCAGAGTCATACAGGGGGTGCCCCACAGCAGGTCTTTCTACATCCTGCTAATCAGACTGAAACACAAGCTCCTCATACTACTGTTGTTGGTTCAAATAATAATCCACCTGTGATTTCTAAAGAAATCCCCAGTCAAGTTACAGTTCCTACTCAGATTGTTGGACAGGCTCCTGCACCAGTCTCAGTCCCAAATCAGCCACCACCTGTAAATTCTCAAGCTCCCGTTGCGACTGTAGTTGGCTCCGGGGTTTCTTCCAGTGCTTTGCTTTCTGCAGTCCCTCCCATACAATCTTCTGTAACATCTGTTCTCCCGATTGTTGCTGCAAGCGGACCCGGTGAGGCTTCCCGCATCACCTCCTCACCTACTGGTATTCCCAGTGCAGTTCCAGCAAGCCAGACAGATGTCCCAGCTGCAGAGCCTTCTGTGCCGCCgccagcagaagcagcagcagctgaatcCACCCAGGCCACCCCAG CACCGCTGCAGCCAGAAGCCTCACAGGAGCCTGCCTCAACTGAGAAGACGg GTGAAGACATCTCAACAGGTTCAGAGCAGGG ATgggcaaagaaaagaaagacgCCCATCAACATAGTCCCAAG agctgctgtggaGAAGCCCAAGGGGCCAAGCAGACGGAGCTCCCGAGCtgagaaggaggcagaggaggagccGGCGGTAGACAGCGGCGTCCGGAAGAGGTCAGCCAGGCCTGGAACCAGTGCTGCAGTCAAAG AAACCGCAGCAAGTCCCACCCAAGCCAAACGAAGGAAGTCTAAATAG